Below is a genomic region from Miscanthus floridulus cultivar M001 chromosome 1, ASM1932011v1, whole genome shotgun sequence.
GTGAAACATGCGTGCGTTACCGGGCTGGTTGCCCAAGCTGCCTGCTGCGTCTGCGTGCGTGGGATGGGGCGGGGTCAGAAACGTGACGGCATCCTCATCTGCTAACGTGCTGCCTGCTGCGGGGTTCATGGGCACCCTTGCCTGCCTTGCCAAGCCggtgccgagtgccagcccaagATATTCCTCAAGCAGAGGCTCCCTCCAAGGGGTCTGGCCATTGTACTCCACTACCACGGTGATCTTCACACGGCTTCCTTGGTCTTCTACAGATTGCGTAATTCACAGgctttcttcctcctcctcttcttcggaCAAGAAAATTGGCACTCGTTGCCGTTTTTTTTCTCCACCCTGGATATGTCATATACCGTTTACTCCCTCACTTTGAAAAATGTACATCTCGTTTTATGAGAAAACGAACATTTCTAATTTGACTAAATATATTTAAAAAGgtactaatatttatggtatGAAATAAGTATCACTATATTAACCAAagaatatatatttctatatatAATAGTTTTATTAGAGgtataaatattgatactattttttaTTAATTTAGTCAGATTTTATTTAAATTATTGGGAAATGAGACGTATATTCTTTTTGGATGGATGGaatacgaattaaaactggtttATAATTTTCACGTCTACATATTACAGGCATGGACGACGGCCAATGTACTAGCACGGTACTGCATTTCGTTTTTCTACGGCACTACCTCACCATTGACTTGATCGAGTCCTCAAGTTCAGGAGCTGATGGTGCTTTCAAATCGCTCCAAGTGATCGGGAGTCAAATTCACGAAAATAACGGAACAGCTTGCCGGGAAAGATTTTTTATACAAGTTGGCCATTCACGAGTAGGAGTCAAATTGGCCATGCACCGGGGCTATGCGAAGTGAACTGCAGCTGgttaattaattatatatttgAGTAAATTTTACGGTCGGTCCTTAAAGTATTGGTCCGATTTTATCTGGGTCCTCAAACTATGAAATCGTACTTTTAGCTCCATAATGTATTTAAGTGATCTCATCTAGGTCCAAAATAGACATGAGGAGGTTAAAAGCTGACGTGGTTGTCCACATGGATATGATTTAACCCAGTCACTGCCACCGTCGGTCAACAAGCGATCTGGACCGTGGATTTTGGATCGGGCGGGGTAGGAGGAGTCGTCCTCCCCTGTAGCTGCGCAGGGGTGCTCTTCGGCGGCGTCCTCATTGGAGTCGAGCCGGGACGGAGCTCCGGCGGACGATGATCTCCGGCGAGCGGTGGAGCGGGAAGAGGAGGCCACAGCAAAGTCGTCTGTCGCGTTCTCGATGGCGGGGAGGCAGCGGGGAAGGAAACCGAGGCAGTGGGATGGACGGTGGCAGTCTCGCAGGCGGGCCGCAGCCGTGCTTTTCGTCGCCATGGACGGCGGCGGCTACAGCCCGCGGTTCCAGCGCCAggcctcctgctcctgcgcccCCTCCATCTCGTGGCGGGGGTTCATCCTCGCAGGCTTCGACCTCGACGGCGAcgatgactacgacgacgacaacGTCGCCTTCCActcctcgtcatcctcctcctccaaggTCAGCGGTCCGGGGGCGCCCTACTACTCCGCGGGGGGCCCGCGACCGTTCGTGCGTGCGAGGCTGAGGGCGCTGTGGCGCCGCATCATGCGGGAGAAGAGGCGGATCCTGCTCTGCTCCACCGGCTATGTGCCCAACATCACGGCGCTGATGTCCAAGGGCGGGTGCAAGGCATTCGCGTCGCTGGTGTCCAAGTCCCCCGACGCGCTCTCCGCGTTCCAGTTGGCGGTGGATGGTGACGTGACGGCGTTCTGCCCAATGGACGACGTCGTGCGCGGGTTCATGCCCAGCTACCGGATCCTCAGCGCGAACGGCAAGGCGTCGTTGCTGCTGTTCCACGCGGTGCCCGTCTACTACACGCTGCGGGGGCTCAAGTCCAACAACGGGCCCATGAACACGCTGGCCACCGACGGCGCCGCCAGCAACTACAACCTCATGGTGCAGAACGCGGGCGACCAGGTCACGCTGTGGACGCCGGCGTCCAACGATCCAGCCCGGGTGCGCTCCATCGTGTACGACAGAGACCCCGTCGCCATCTACGCCGTGGACGCGGTGCTGGAGCCTGTCGAGCTGTTCGACCCCGTGGCGGAAGCCCTCGCGCCGGCGCCCGCGccagtggcggtgggggtgggggtggattCGGGCGCTGGAGCGAGAGAGAGGTCACAGTGAGGGGCAAGACGGCATGAcagagcagcagcaggaggaggtggCGTGGCGGTGCGACGTAGCGGCAGCAGGCGGCAGGCGCATGGCCGAGCCGCCACCGCTCTCTCATGGTTGCCTGCCCCGACGCGACGGCAAGGCCCGTGGCTCGCACGCTCGCCCCCGTGTGCCAGCGGCGGCAGCGTGACCGGCGG
It encodes:
- the LOC136469959 gene encoding fasciclin-like arabinogalactan protein 1, with the protein product MDGGSLAGGPQPCFSSPWTAAATARGSSARPPAPAPPPSRGGGSSSQASPNITALMSKGGCKAFASLVSKSPDALSAFQLAVDGDVTAFCPMDDVVRGFMPSYRILSANGKASLLLFHAVPVYYTLRGLKSNNGPMNTLATDGAASNYNLMVQNAGDQVTLWTPASNDPARVRSIVYDRDPVAIYAVDAVLEPVELFDPVAEALAPAPAPVAVGVGVDSGAGARERSQ